A window of the Pungitius pungitius chromosome 3, fPunPun2.1, whole genome shotgun sequence genome harbors these coding sequences:
- the LOC119219676 gene encoding potassium voltage-gated channel subfamily H member 4-like isoform X3: MRGLIAPQNTFLDTIATRFDGTHSNFVLGNAQVQSVYPIVYCSDGFCELTGFARGELMQKSSMCHFLCGSETSDPLTSQMQKALDERREFKTEIILYKKSGSKFWCLLDIVPIKNEKGEVVLFLVSHKDITEKKDQDHANESETDVETGLEIHQVSRPPGLNMERRRSRAVLYQLSGHLQKQDKTKSKLKINNSVLGANANPVPEYKVADVQKSRLILLHYGAFKAGWDWLILLATFYVAVTVPYNVCFTAVEIREDGPSAARHPPSVSDILVEILFIIDIALNFRTTFVSTSGQVVYDARSICIHYVTSWLFVDLIAALPFDLLYAFNISVNFGVHLLKTVRLLRLLRLLQKLDRYSQYSAVVLTLLMSTFALLGHWMACVWYFIGRSEIESNSPATWDIGWLHELAKRLGTPYFLAPLTSLLGVPDSPQGTMAAALTNYSRWNGSVLETLNGSAGLPGSGQGNGSRARARTAGGSGTTLSGGPSVRSSYVTSLYFALSSLTSVGFGNVSANTDAEKIFSICTMLIGALMHAVVFGNVTAIIQRMYSRRSLYQTRTKDLKDFIRVHRLPKALEQRMMECFQTTWSVNNGIDVSELLKDFPDELRADIAMHLNNELLQLSLFESASRGCLRSLSLIIKTSFCAPGEFLIRQGDALQAIYFVCSGSMEVLKDNTVQAILGRGDLIGSDCLTQEEVIKTNACVKALTYCDLQYISLKGLREVLGLYPDYAQKFITEIQHDLTYNLREGHDTEADCDSNGGIAKKLASITEVEEGSGSEGEHSPLPKMPPPGRLGRGLRSPLRSPLRSPLLPLRAFRAASDPSRPASLQIPVVRFSCLQPDLSPRFVDGIETENQSGSAQKFDFSPSATHSFLPSPDSAAREEDDTMQTIAKLKHEMCALSHQVTAVSQELQEMTRLLKPLFHSPSVLAMPMTPPPSVLSQSCPAAPPLLAQRAPVDCRGDRSVPVPGEFDAPRRPSSRPVGSHRPLVLDPAGAAAPVSHRSAPPSLNSSPHEYTAAPHPPPPSSSSSSSSIPSLSSSGHPSCTTPLLVDLSEPDSEHPPARLHFLSQPGLISRPHSGLRPSGVASQPREPHLDLQQVEWGEHTAKLSFINEGQPSV, translated from the exons ATGAGGGGTCTGATCGCGCCGCAGAACACCTTCTTGGACACCATCGCTACTCGTTTCGACGGGACCC ACAGTAACTTCGTCCTGGGGAACGCTCAGGTCCAGTCCGTCTATCCCATCGTCTACTGCTCCGATGGCTTCTGCGAGCTGACCGGCTTCGCCCGTGGCGAGCTCATGCAGAAGAGCAGCATGTGTCACTTCCTCTGCGGCAGCGAGACCAGCGATCCCCTCACCTCGCAGATGCAGAAAGCTCTGGATGAACGTCGGGAGTTTAAGACCGAGATCATTCTGTACAAGAAGAGCG GTTCCAAGTTCTGGTGTCTGTTGGACATTGTGCCCATAAAGAACGAGAAGGGCGAGGTGGTTCTGTTCCTGGTGTCACACAAGGACATCACGGAAAAAAAGGACCAGGACCATGCCAATGAATCTGAGACGG ATGTGGAAACAGGCCTGGAGATCCATCAGGTCAGCCGTCCACCAGGCCTGAATATGGAGCGCCGCCGCAGTCGCGCCGTCCTCTACCAGCTCTCTGGACACCTccagaaacaagacaaaaccaAGAGCAAGCTGAAGATCAACAAT AGTGTTCTCGGAGCCAATGCCAACCCGGTCCCAGAGTACAAGGTGGCGGACGTTCAGAAGTCtcgcctcatcctcctccactaCGGTGCGTTCAAGGCCGGCTGGGATTGGCTGATCTTGTTGGCCACCTTCTACGTGGCCGTCACCGTTCCCTACAACGTCTGCTTCACGGCGGTGGAGATACGAGAGGACGGCCCATCGGCCGCTCGTCACCCTCCGAGTGTCAGCGATATCTTGGTGGAGATACTTTTCATCATCG ATATCGCGCTGAACTTCCGCACCACCTTCGTGAGCACATCTGGCCAGGTGGTGTACGACGCCCGCAGCATCTGCATTCACTACGTCACCTCCTGGCTGTTTGTGGATCTGATTGCCGCCTTGCCCTTTGACCTGCTCTACGCCTTCAATATCAGTGTG AACTTTGGGGTTCACCTGCTGAAGACTGTGCGCCTGCTCCGTCTGCTGCGCCTCCTACAGAAGCTGGACCGCTACTCCCAGTACAGCGCCGTGGTCCTCACGCTGCTCATGTCCACGTTCGCCCTGCTCGGCCATTGGATGGCCTGCGTCTGGTACTTCATCGGACGCAGTGAGATCGAGAGCAACAGCCCCGCCACCTGGGACATAG GCTGGCTCCACGAACTGGCCAAACGCCTGGGAACGCCGTACTTCCTGGCACCGCTGACCTCCCTGTTGGGAGTCCCCGATTCGCCTCAAGGCACCATGGCGGCGGCGCTCACCAATTACAGCCGGTGGAACGGCTCCGTGTTGGAGACGCTCAACGGGTCCGCCGGGCTGCCGGGCTCCGGCCAAGGGAACGGCAGCCGGGCCAGAGCGAGGACGGCCGGCGGCTCGGGGACGACGCTGAGCGGCGGTCCGTCCGTCAGGAGCTCCTACGTGACGTCGCTGTACTTTGCTCTGAGCAGTCTCACCAGCGTGGGCTTCGGCAACGTTTCAGCCAACACAGACGCCGAGAAGATCTTCTCCATCTGCACCATGCTGATCGGAG CTTTGATGCATGCTGTAGTATTTGGAAATGTGACCGCCATCATCCAGAGGATGTACTCGCGCCGCTCCCTCTACCAAACCCGCACCAAGGACCTGAAGGACTTTATCCGGGTGCACCGACTGCCCAAGGCCCTTGAGCAACGCATGATGGAGTGTTTCCAGACCACCTGGTCCGTCAACAACGGGATCGATGTCAGCGAG CTGCTGAAGGACTTTCCGGATGAGCTGAGGGCCGACATCGCCATGCATCTGAACaacgagctgctgcagctgtcgcTGTTTGAGTCGGCCAGCAGGGGGTGTCtgcgctccctctccctcatcATCAAGACGTCCTTTTGCGCTCCCGGGGAGTTCCTCATACGCCAGGGTGACGCCCTGCAGGCCATCTACTTTGTGTGCTCTGGCTCCATGGAAGTACTTAAGGACAACACTGTGCAGGCCATTCTCG GTCGAGGTGACCTGATTGGCTCCGACTGTCTGACCCAGGAGGAAGTGATCAAGACCAACGCCTGTGTGAAGGCCCTGACCTACTGTGACCTCCAGTACATCAGCCTCAAAGGCCTGCGCGAGGTGCTCGGCCTCTACCCCGACTACGCCCAGAAGTTCATCACCGAGATCCAGCACGACCTGACGTACAACCTCCGGGAGGGACACGACACCGAG GCGGACTGCGACAGCAACGGAGGGATCGCCAAGAAGCTTGCCTCCATcacggaggtggaggagggatcgGGCTCCGAGGGGGAGCACTCCCCTCTGCCCAAGATGCCTCCCCCGGGCCGCCTGGGCCGAGGCCTGCGCTCCCCGCTGCGCTCGCCCCTCCGCTCCCCGCTGCTGCCCCTGAGGGCCTTCAGAGCGGCGAGCGACCCCTCGCGGCCCGCCAGCCTGCAGATCCCCGTGGTGCGCTTCAGCTGCCTGCAGCCGGACCTCAGCCCACG GTTTGTCGATGGGATCGAGACGGAGAACCAAAGTGGATCAGCGCAGAAGTTTGATTTCTCTCCCAGTGCAACGCACAGTTTCCTCCCCAGCCCTGATTCAG CGGCCCGCGAGGAGGACGACACGATGCAGACCATCGCTAAGCTGAAACATGAG ATGTGCGCCCTCTCCCATCAGGTGACCGCCGTCAGTCAGGAGCTTCAGGAGATGACTCGTCTTCTCAAGCCCCTCTTCCACAGCCCCTCCGTGCTGGCGATGCCCATGACTCCGCCCCCCAGCGTGTTGTCACAGAGCTGCCCCGCGGCCCCGCCCCTCCTCGCCCAGCGGGCGCCCGTGGACTGTCGGGGCGATCGATCCGTCCCGGTGCCCGGAGAGTTCGACGCGCCGCGGcgcccctcctcccgccccgtCGGCTCCCATCGTCCTCTGGTTCTTGATCCCGCCGGCGCCGCTGCACCCGTCTCCCATCGCTCGGCTCCCCCGTCACTCAACAGCTCTCCCCACGAGTACACGGCCGCGCCACACCCGCCGccgccctcctcttcctcctcctcttcctccatcccctctctctcctcatcggGCCACCCGTCATGCACCACTCCCCTTTTGGTGGACTTATCAGAGCCTGATAGCGAGCACCCTCCGGCCcgcctccacttcctgtcccagcCTGGGCTCATATCCCGGCCTCATTCCGGCCTCCGGCCCTCCGGCGTGGCCTCGCAGCCCCGAGAACCCCACCTGgacctgcagcaggtggagTGGGGGGAGCACACCGCCAAGCTTAGCTTCATCAACGAAGGACAGCCCTCTGTGTGA
- the LOC119219676 gene encoding potassium voltage-gated channel subfamily H member 4-like isoform X5: protein MRGLIAPQNTFLDTIATRFDGTHSNFVLGNAQVQSVYPIVYCSDGFCELTGFARGELMQKSSMCHFLCGSETSDPLTSQMQKALDERREFKTEIILYKKSGSKFWCLLDIVPIKNEKGEVVLFLVSHKDITEKKDQDHANESETGERKNVETGLEIHQVSRPPGLNMERRRSRAVLYQLSGHLQKQDKTKSKLKINNSVLGANANPVPEYKVADVQKSRLILLHYGAFKAGWDWLILLATFYVAVTVPYNVCFTAVEIREDGPSAARHPPSVSDILVEILFIIDIALNFRTTFVSTSGQVVYDARSICIHYVTSWLFVDLIAALPFDLLYAFNISVNFGVHLLKTVRLLRLLRLLQKLDRYSQYSAVVLTLLMSTFALLGHWMACVWYFIGRSEIESNSPATWDIGWLHELAKRLGTPYFLAPLTSLLGVPDSPQGTMAAALTNYSRWNGSVLETLNGSAGLPGSGQGNGSRARARTAGGSGTTLSGGPSVRSSYVTSLYFALSSLTSVGFGNVSANTDAEKIFSICTMLIGALMHAVVFGNVTAIIQRMYSRRSLYQTRTKDLKDFIRVHRLPKALEQRMMECFQTTWSVNNGIDVSELLKDFPDELRADIAMHLNNELLQLSLFESASRGCLRSLSLIIKTSFCAPGEFLIRQGDALQAIYFVCSGSMEVLKDNTVQAILGRGDLIGSDCLTQEEVIKTNACVKALTYCDLQYISLKGLREVLGLYPDYAQKFITEIQHDLTYNLREGHDTEADCDSNGGIAKKLASITEVEEGSGSEGEHSPLPKMPPPGRLGRGLRSPLRSPLRSPLLPLRAFRAASDPSRPASLQIPVVRFSCLQPDLSPRFVDGIETENQSGSAQKFDFSPSATHSFLPSPDSGATAAREEDDTMQTIAKLKHEMCALSHQVTAVSQELQEMTRLLKPLFHSPSVLAMPMTPPPSVLSQSCPAAPPLLAQRAPVDCRGDRSVPVPGEFDAPRRPSSRPVGSHRPLVLDPAGAAAPVSHRSAPPSLNSSPHEYTAAPHPPPPSSSSSSSSIPSLSSSGHPSCTTPLLVDLSEPDSEHPPARLHFLSQPGLISRPHSGLRPSGVASQPREPHLDLQQVEWGEHTAKLSFINEGQPSV from the exons ATGAGGGGTCTGATCGCGCCGCAGAACACCTTCTTGGACACCATCGCTACTCGTTTCGACGGGACCC ACAGTAACTTCGTCCTGGGGAACGCTCAGGTCCAGTCCGTCTATCCCATCGTCTACTGCTCCGATGGCTTCTGCGAGCTGACCGGCTTCGCCCGTGGCGAGCTCATGCAGAAGAGCAGCATGTGTCACTTCCTCTGCGGCAGCGAGACCAGCGATCCCCTCACCTCGCAGATGCAGAAAGCTCTGGATGAACGTCGGGAGTTTAAGACCGAGATCATTCTGTACAAGAAGAGCG GTTCCAAGTTCTGGTGTCTGTTGGACATTGTGCCCATAAAGAACGAGAAGGGCGAGGTGGTTCTGTTCCTGGTGTCACACAAGGACATCACGGAAAAAAAGGACCAGGACCATGCCAATGAATCTGAGACGGGTGAGAGGAAAA ATGTGGAAACAGGCCTGGAGATCCATCAGGTCAGCCGTCCACCAGGCCTGAATATGGAGCGCCGCCGCAGTCGCGCCGTCCTCTACCAGCTCTCTGGACACCTccagaaacaagacaaaaccaAGAGCAAGCTGAAGATCAACAAT AGTGTTCTCGGAGCCAATGCCAACCCGGTCCCAGAGTACAAGGTGGCGGACGTTCAGAAGTCtcgcctcatcctcctccactaCGGTGCGTTCAAGGCCGGCTGGGATTGGCTGATCTTGTTGGCCACCTTCTACGTGGCCGTCACCGTTCCCTACAACGTCTGCTTCACGGCGGTGGAGATACGAGAGGACGGCCCATCGGCCGCTCGTCACCCTCCGAGTGTCAGCGATATCTTGGTGGAGATACTTTTCATCATCG ATATCGCGCTGAACTTCCGCACCACCTTCGTGAGCACATCTGGCCAGGTGGTGTACGACGCCCGCAGCATCTGCATTCACTACGTCACCTCCTGGCTGTTTGTGGATCTGATTGCCGCCTTGCCCTTTGACCTGCTCTACGCCTTCAATATCAGTGTG AACTTTGGGGTTCACCTGCTGAAGACTGTGCGCCTGCTCCGTCTGCTGCGCCTCCTACAGAAGCTGGACCGCTACTCCCAGTACAGCGCCGTGGTCCTCACGCTGCTCATGTCCACGTTCGCCCTGCTCGGCCATTGGATGGCCTGCGTCTGGTACTTCATCGGACGCAGTGAGATCGAGAGCAACAGCCCCGCCACCTGGGACATAG GCTGGCTCCACGAACTGGCCAAACGCCTGGGAACGCCGTACTTCCTGGCACCGCTGACCTCCCTGTTGGGAGTCCCCGATTCGCCTCAAGGCACCATGGCGGCGGCGCTCACCAATTACAGCCGGTGGAACGGCTCCGTGTTGGAGACGCTCAACGGGTCCGCCGGGCTGCCGGGCTCCGGCCAAGGGAACGGCAGCCGGGCCAGAGCGAGGACGGCCGGCGGCTCGGGGACGACGCTGAGCGGCGGTCCGTCCGTCAGGAGCTCCTACGTGACGTCGCTGTACTTTGCTCTGAGCAGTCTCACCAGCGTGGGCTTCGGCAACGTTTCAGCCAACACAGACGCCGAGAAGATCTTCTCCATCTGCACCATGCTGATCGGAG CTTTGATGCATGCTGTAGTATTTGGAAATGTGACCGCCATCATCCAGAGGATGTACTCGCGCCGCTCCCTCTACCAAACCCGCACCAAGGACCTGAAGGACTTTATCCGGGTGCACCGACTGCCCAAGGCCCTTGAGCAACGCATGATGGAGTGTTTCCAGACCACCTGGTCCGTCAACAACGGGATCGATGTCAGCGAG CTGCTGAAGGACTTTCCGGATGAGCTGAGGGCCGACATCGCCATGCATCTGAACaacgagctgctgcagctgtcgcTGTTTGAGTCGGCCAGCAGGGGGTGTCtgcgctccctctccctcatcATCAAGACGTCCTTTTGCGCTCCCGGGGAGTTCCTCATACGCCAGGGTGACGCCCTGCAGGCCATCTACTTTGTGTGCTCTGGCTCCATGGAAGTACTTAAGGACAACACTGTGCAGGCCATTCTCG GTCGAGGTGACCTGATTGGCTCCGACTGTCTGACCCAGGAGGAAGTGATCAAGACCAACGCCTGTGTGAAGGCCCTGACCTACTGTGACCTCCAGTACATCAGCCTCAAAGGCCTGCGCGAGGTGCTCGGCCTCTACCCCGACTACGCCCAGAAGTTCATCACCGAGATCCAGCACGACCTGACGTACAACCTCCGGGAGGGACACGACACCGAG GCGGACTGCGACAGCAACGGAGGGATCGCCAAGAAGCTTGCCTCCATcacggaggtggaggagggatcgGGCTCCGAGGGGGAGCACTCCCCTCTGCCCAAGATGCCTCCCCCGGGCCGCCTGGGCCGAGGCCTGCGCTCCCCGCTGCGCTCGCCCCTCCGCTCCCCGCTGCTGCCCCTGAGGGCCTTCAGAGCGGCGAGCGACCCCTCGCGGCCCGCCAGCCTGCAGATCCCCGTGGTGCGCTTCAGCTGCCTGCAGCCGGACCTCAGCCCACG GTTTGTCGATGGGATCGAGACGGAGAACCAAAGTGGATCAGCGCAGAAGTTTGATTTCTCTCCCAGTGCAACGCACAGTTTCCTCCCCAGCCCTGATTCAGGTGCAACAG CGGCCCGCGAGGAGGACGACACGATGCAGACCATCGCTAAGCTGAAACATGAG ATGTGCGCCCTCTCCCATCAGGTGACCGCCGTCAGTCAGGAGCTTCAGGAGATGACTCGTCTTCTCAAGCCCCTCTTCCACAGCCCCTCCGTGCTGGCGATGCCCATGACTCCGCCCCCCAGCGTGTTGTCACAGAGCTGCCCCGCGGCCCCGCCCCTCCTCGCCCAGCGGGCGCCCGTGGACTGTCGGGGCGATCGATCCGTCCCGGTGCCCGGAGAGTTCGACGCGCCGCGGcgcccctcctcccgccccgtCGGCTCCCATCGTCCTCTGGTTCTTGATCCCGCCGGCGCCGCTGCACCCGTCTCCCATCGCTCGGCTCCCCCGTCACTCAACAGCTCTCCCCACGAGTACACGGCCGCGCCACACCCGCCGccgccctcctcttcctcctcctcttcctccatcccctctctctcctcatcggGCCACCCGTCATGCACCACTCCCCTTTTGGTGGACTTATCAGAGCCTGATAGCGAGCACCCTCCGGCCcgcctccacttcctgtcccagcCTGGGCTCATATCCCGGCCTCATTCCGGCCTCCGGCCCTCCGGCGTGGCCTCGCAGCCCCGAGAACCCCACCTGgacctgcagcaggtggagTGGGGGGAGCACACCGCCAAGCTTAGCTTCATCAACGAAGGACAGCCCTCTGTGTGA
- the LOC119219676 gene encoding potassium voltage-gated channel subfamily H member 4-like isoform X1: MRGLIAPQNTFLDTIATRFDGTHSNFVLGNAQVQSVYPIVYCSDGFCELTGFARGELMQKSSMCHFLCGSETSDPLTSQMQKALDERREFKTEIILYKKSGSKFWCLLDIVPIKNEKGEVVLFLVSHKDITEKKDQDHANESETGERKNVETGLEIHQVSRPPGLNMERRRSRAVLYQLSGHLQKQDKTKSKLKINNSVLGANANPVPEYKVADVQKSRLILLHYGAFKAGWDWLILLATFYVAVTVPYNVCFTAVEIREDGPSAARHPPSVSDILVEILFIIDIALNFRTTFVSTSGQVVYDARSICIHYVTSWLFVDLIAALPFDLLYAFNISVNFGVHLLKTVRLLRLLRLLQKLDRYSQYSAVVLTLLMSTFALLGHWMACVWYFIGRSEIESNSPATWDIGWLHELAKRLGTPYFLAPLTSLLGVPDSPQGTMAAALTNYSRWNGSVLETLNGSAGLPGSGQGNGSRARARTAGGSGTTLSGGPSVRSSYVTSLYFALSSLTSVGFGNVSANTDAEKIFSICTMLIGALMHAVVFGNVTAIIQRMYSRRSLYQTRTKDLKDFIRVHRLPKALEQRMMECFQTTWSVNNGIDVSELLKDFPDELRADIAMHLNNELLQLSLFESASRGCLRSLSLIIKTSFCAPGEFLIRQGDALQAIYFVCSGSMEVLKDNTVQAILGRGDLIGSDCLTQEEVIKTNACVKALTYCDLQYISLKGLREVLGLYPDYAQKFITEIQHDLTYNLREGHDTEADCDSNGGIAKKLASITEVEEGSGSEGEHSPLPKMPPPGRLGRGLRSPLRSPLRSPLLPLRAFRAASDPSRPASLQIPVVRFSCLQPDLSPRFVDGIETENQSGSAQKFDFSPSATHSFLPSPDSAAREEDDTMQTIAKLKHEMCALSHQVTAVSQELQEMTRLLKPLFHSPSVLAMPMTPPPSVLSQSCPAAPPLLAQRAPVDCRGDRSVPVPGEFDAPRRPSSRPVGSHRPLVLDPAGAAAPVSHRSAPPSLNSSPHEYTAAPHPPPPSSSSSSSSIPSLSSSGHPSCTTPLLVDLSEPDSEHPPARLHFLSQPGLISRPHSGLRPSGVASQPREPHLDLQQVEWGEHTAKLSFINEGQPSV, translated from the exons ATGAGGGGTCTGATCGCGCCGCAGAACACCTTCTTGGACACCATCGCTACTCGTTTCGACGGGACCC ACAGTAACTTCGTCCTGGGGAACGCTCAGGTCCAGTCCGTCTATCCCATCGTCTACTGCTCCGATGGCTTCTGCGAGCTGACCGGCTTCGCCCGTGGCGAGCTCATGCAGAAGAGCAGCATGTGTCACTTCCTCTGCGGCAGCGAGACCAGCGATCCCCTCACCTCGCAGATGCAGAAAGCTCTGGATGAACGTCGGGAGTTTAAGACCGAGATCATTCTGTACAAGAAGAGCG GTTCCAAGTTCTGGTGTCTGTTGGACATTGTGCCCATAAAGAACGAGAAGGGCGAGGTGGTTCTGTTCCTGGTGTCACACAAGGACATCACGGAAAAAAAGGACCAGGACCATGCCAATGAATCTGAGACGGGTGAGAGGAAAA ATGTGGAAACAGGCCTGGAGATCCATCAGGTCAGCCGTCCACCAGGCCTGAATATGGAGCGCCGCCGCAGTCGCGCCGTCCTCTACCAGCTCTCTGGACACCTccagaaacaagacaaaaccaAGAGCAAGCTGAAGATCAACAAT AGTGTTCTCGGAGCCAATGCCAACCCGGTCCCAGAGTACAAGGTGGCGGACGTTCAGAAGTCtcgcctcatcctcctccactaCGGTGCGTTCAAGGCCGGCTGGGATTGGCTGATCTTGTTGGCCACCTTCTACGTGGCCGTCACCGTTCCCTACAACGTCTGCTTCACGGCGGTGGAGATACGAGAGGACGGCCCATCGGCCGCTCGTCACCCTCCGAGTGTCAGCGATATCTTGGTGGAGATACTTTTCATCATCG ATATCGCGCTGAACTTCCGCACCACCTTCGTGAGCACATCTGGCCAGGTGGTGTACGACGCCCGCAGCATCTGCATTCACTACGTCACCTCCTGGCTGTTTGTGGATCTGATTGCCGCCTTGCCCTTTGACCTGCTCTACGCCTTCAATATCAGTGTG AACTTTGGGGTTCACCTGCTGAAGACTGTGCGCCTGCTCCGTCTGCTGCGCCTCCTACAGAAGCTGGACCGCTACTCCCAGTACAGCGCCGTGGTCCTCACGCTGCTCATGTCCACGTTCGCCCTGCTCGGCCATTGGATGGCCTGCGTCTGGTACTTCATCGGACGCAGTGAGATCGAGAGCAACAGCCCCGCCACCTGGGACATAG GCTGGCTCCACGAACTGGCCAAACGCCTGGGAACGCCGTACTTCCTGGCACCGCTGACCTCCCTGTTGGGAGTCCCCGATTCGCCTCAAGGCACCATGGCGGCGGCGCTCACCAATTACAGCCGGTGGAACGGCTCCGTGTTGGAGACGCTCAACGGGTCCGCCGGGCTGCCGGGCTCCGGCCAAGGGAACGGCAGCCGGGCCAGAGCGAGGACGGCCGGCGGCTCGGGGACGACGCTGAGCGGCGGTCCGTCCGTCAGGAGCTCCTACGTGACGTCGCTGTACTTTGCTCTGAGCAGTCTCACCAGCGTGGGCTTCGGCAACGTTTCAGCCAACACAGACGCCGAGAAGATCTTCTCCATCTGCACCATGCTGATCGGAG CTTTGATGCATGCTGTAGTATTTGGAAATGTGACCGCCATCATCCAGAGGATGTACTCGCGCCGCTCCCTCTACCAAACCCGCACCAAGGACCTGAAGGACTTTATCCGGGTGCACCGACTGCCCAAGGCCCTTGAGCAACGCATGATGGAGTGTTTCCAGACCACCTGGTCCGTCAACAACGGGATCGATGTCAGCGAG CTGCTGAAGGACTTTCCGGATGAGCTGAGGGCCGACATCGCCATGCATCTGAACaacgagctgctgcagctgtcgcTGTTTGAGTCGGCCAGCAGGGGGTGTCtgcgctccctctccctcatcATCAAGACGTCCTTTTGCGCTCCCGGGGAGTTCCTCATACGCCAGGGTGACGCCCTGCAGGCCATCTACTTTGTGTGCTCTGGCTCCATGGAAGTACTTAAGGACAACACTGTGCAGGCCATTCTCG GTCGAGGTGACCTGATTGGCTCCGACTGTCTGACCCAGGAGGAAGTGATCAAGACCAACGCCTGTGTGAAGGCCCTGACCTACTGTGACCTCCAGTACATCAGCCTCAAAGGCCTGCGCGAGGTGCTCGGCCTCTACCCCGACTACGCCCAGAAGTTCATCACCGAGATCCAGCACGACCTGACGTACAACCTCCGGGAGGGACACGACACCGAG GCGGACTGCGACAGCAACGGAGGGATCGCCAAGAAGCTTGCCTCCATcacggaggtggaggagggatcgGGCTCCGAGGGGGAGCACTCCCCTCTGCCCAAGATGCCTCCCCCGGGCCGCCTGGGCCGAGGCCTGCGCTCCCCGCTGCGCTCGCCCCTCCGCTCCCCGCTGCTGCCCCTGAGGGCCTTCAGAGCGGCGAGCGACCCCTCGCGGCCCGCCAGCCTGCAGATCCCCGTGGTGCGCTTCAGCTGCCTGCAGCCGGACCTCAGCCCACG GTTTGTCGATGGGATCGAGACGGAGAACCAAAGTGGATCAGCGCAGAAGTTTGATTTCTCTCCCAGTGCAACGCACAGTTTCCTCCCCAGCCCTGATTCAG CGGCCCGCGAGGAGGACGACACGATGCAGACCATCGCTAAGCTGAAACATGAG ATGTGCGCCCTCTCCCATCAGGTGACCGCCGTCAGTCAGGAGCTTCAGGAGATGACTCGTCTTCTCAAGCCCCTCTTCCACAGCCCCTCCGTGCTGGCGATGCCCATGACTCCGCCCCCCAGCGTGTTGTCACAGAGCTGCCCCGCGGCCCCGCCCCTCCTCGCCCAGCGGGCGCCCGTGGACTGTCGGGGCGATCGATCCGTCCCGGTGCCCGGAGAGTTCGACGCGCCGCGGcgcccctcctcccgccccgtCGGCTCCCATCGTCCTCTGGTTCTTGATCCCGCCGGCGCCGCTGCACCCGTCTCCCATCGCTCGGCTCCCCCGTCACTCAACAGCTCTCCCCACGAGTACACGGCCGCGCCACACCCGCCGccgccctcctcttcctcctcctcttcctccatcccctctctctcctcatcggGCCACCCGTCATGCACCACTCCCCTTTTGGTGGACTTATCAGAGCCTGATAGCGAGCACCCTCCGGCCcgcctccacttcctgtcccagcCTGGGCTCATATCCCGGCCTCATTCCGGCCTCCGGCCCTCCGGCGTGGCCTCGCAGCCCCGAGAACCCCACCTGgacctgcagcaggtggagTGGGGGGAGCACACCGCCAAGCTTAGCTTCATCAACGAAGGACAGCCCTCTGTGTGA